The genomic stretch GCTCGTCGCGCTGGCCGCGGCCGGCGGGGTGGCGGGTATCTGCAGCTATGCGCTGCTGCAGGGCGATCGGGCGGTCAAGTACCGGGTCCTGGAGCAGCAGGCCAGGGATCAGCGCCAGCAGCAGGAACGTGACAAAGAGCTGTTCCGCGCCCAGGAGGATCATGCCAAGCGGTACCGCGAATGGCAGGAGTCCAAGGAGCGCTACGACAAGCAGCTCACGTGGTACGCGGTGGCCGTACCGCACGAGATCGACCGCATCGACGTGGCCGGCGGCACGTTGCCCGGTTGGTCGGCGCTGGTCACCCTGATCGGGGCCACGCGGCTCTACAGCGGCGGGCACCTGACCGTGCTTGACCTGTCCGAGGGGGCGATCGCGAAGGACCTGATCGAGCTGGCCCGCAAGGGTGGCGACGATCCGCTGGTCTGGGTGCTGCCGGTCGACTTACCCCGGCTCGACCTGGGCGCCACGCTGAAGCCGGAGGCGTTCGCGGATGTGCTGGCGCACGTGGTGAGCGTCAGCGAGGAGCACCGCACGACCCGCGACCTCAGCTTCGACAACGCCATCCTGGAGCGGGTGCTGGAGGTGCTCGGGGACAACGCCACGATCAGCCAGGTCACGGCCGCGCTGCGGGCGCTGGCGCAGGTGGGCGACCCGCGGGACGACCTGCGGTTCGGGCTGATCACCGCGACCCAGCTCGAGCGTATCGGGACGTTGTTCGGGCGCGGGGTGAGCGACCGGGTGGTGATCGAGCGCGCCTGGGCGCTGGAGTCCCAGCTGCGCAAGCTGGAGACGCTCGGCACGGAGGCCGTACGCCTGCCGCCCGCCCGGCTCCGGGTGGTGAGCATGGACCGGCAGGCGGGCGTGTTCGGCAACCGCGTGCTCGGCACGTACGTGGCCACCGCGCTCACCCACATCCTGCGCCAGTCACCGGCCTCCGACCGGCCCTGGTACCACACGATCATCGTGGCGGGCGCGGACAAGCTCAGGGGTGACGTGCTCGATCGGCTGATGGATGCCTGCGAGACCTCGCGTACCGGACTTGTCCTGACTTATCGGTCGCTCACCCCCACCGTGCGGGAGCGGCTCGGCCGCGGGCACGCGGCGGTGGCGTTCATGCGGCTGGGCAACGCCGAGGACGCGCGGGTCGCCAGCGAGCACGTCGGGACCGAACACCGGCTGGAGCTGGCCCAGCTCACCGAGACGATCAGCGACTCGCTGCCGGGCCTCGACGGCGGTTACACCTCGACGATCTCGCAGGTGGACGACGCCAGAGAGGAGCGCGAGGAGGGCAACGCCGACCTCGCCGAGGACATCACCGAGTCCACCGAGTGGGGCAGGAGCGCCGACAAGATCGCGGAGAAGGAGCGGGTGCTGCAGCGTTCGCGCGAGTTCCTCGTCGAGCCGCACCAGCTCCAGCAACTGCCCACGACCTCGGTGATCGTCACGGACGCGACGGCCCAGGGCAGGCGCGTCCGCCTCGCGGACGCCAACCCCGCCATCCTCACCTTCCCCAAGACGACGCTGGGCGAGCTCGAGGACGTACGCGAGGCCGTGCTGGCGCTCGATTCCCAGGCGCAGGACGGCGACGGGGAGCCGCCGCCGAACCTCGGGCCACCACCGCCACGCCTGGACTGGCGAAAGGGCAGGCAATGAGATGGTCAATGTCAAGGTGCCGAGCTGACGGTTGGCGGAGTTTGACAAAGAAACCGTCTATGGGGGATTGAAGAATGCAGCCGAGCGTCTCGCTGACTGGGCCCTGGTATCGGATCCAATCCATCGCCGCGCCTTCGCGAAGCTCGTCGGCGGAATGGGATTTCGTCACCGTGCTGCCCGCCGTGTTGTCGGCGGCGCAGCGCGACCGGCCGTTCGTCATCGGGTGGCTGTCGCGGGGTTCCGGGGCGCCGCTCGAACTCATCACCAACGCGGGCCCGCTGTCGCCGCCACGTCAGCCGCGCCGGGCCACCGACACGCCAGGAAACCCGCGGGGGCCGCAGCCGTTGCTGTTCCCCGGCGGGGCCCGGGGGGTGCAGCTGTCGGACGAATACCTGGCGGACCTCGCGGACCTGGTGTGGACGCCGTGTCCGGGGCGGCAGGCACCGCCGCTGGGCAGCAGGGAGAAGGGCGACCCCGACGAGCTGACGCGGCCGACCCTCTTCGAGTCGACGCTGGTCACGCTCATGTCCCGGCCGTTCGCGTGGCTGGTGGTGGCCGAGCCGACGGACCTGCTGGACGCCGAGGTGGCGCACCTGCGTACCCAGCTCAACGTGCTCAGGCAGTACGGTGACGCCTCCGAGCGCTCCCGCTTCGACGCCGAGCGGGCCGAGCGGCGCATGCAGGAGCTGGACGCGTTCAGGGAGGCCGGGCTCTGGAACGTGCGCGTGCTGGCCGGCGGGGCCACCGCCGACGAGCTGCGGCAGATCGCGCCCGTGCTGGTCGGGTCGGTCGAGATGAGCCACCACCCGTACCGGCTGCGTAGCTCGCACCGCGCGGTCTACGCACTGTCGGAGGCCCTCGCGATCACCATGCAGGACCCCGCCGACGGCGCCGCCGCCCCGTTCGCCGCCACCGCGGGAGCGCTTGCCGCGCTGGCCGGGCTGCCCCGGCGGGAGGTGCCCGGCGTACGCGTGCTCGACTGGGGCTTCTTCGACGTGACCTCCGAGGCCGACGGCGGCGAGCTGGAGCTGGGGGAGATCCTCGACGGGCAGGACCGGGGCGTCGGGACGTTCCGGGTGCCGCTGGCCACGCTCAACAGGCACGCGTTCGTGACGGGGGCGACCGGCTCGGGCAAGTCGCAGACGGTCCGGCACCTGCTGGAGCAGCTCAGCAGGGCACGCATCCCGTGGCTGGCCATCGAGCCGGCCAAGTCCGAGTACGCCGCCATGGCCGGCCGCGTCGACGAACCGGTCACCGTGATCAATCCGTCCGCGCCCGACGGCGTGCCGTTCAGCATCAACCCGCTCGAACCCGAGCCCGGCTATCCGGTCCAGGCCCACATCGACATGGTCAGGGCGCTGTTCATGGCCGCCTTCGACGCCGAGGAGCCCTTCCCGCAGATCATGTCGCTGGCCCTGCAGCGCGTCTACGAGGCCACCGGCTGGGACGTCGTCACCGGGGGCGCGGTCCCCGGCTCCAACGTCCCGCCCAGTGTCCCCACCCTCGAACAGCTCCAGCAGCACGCCATGGACGTGATCAAGGAGATCGGGTACGGCCGCGAGGTCCAGGCCGACGTCGAGGGCTTCATCTCGCTCCGGCTCCGGTCCTTGAGAGTCGGCTCGGCCGGGCGCTTCTTCGAGGGCGGCCACCCCGCCGACATCGGCGGGCTGCTCGAACGCGACGTCGTGCTGGCCATCGAGGACGTGGCCAACGACGAGGACAAGGCCTTCCTCATGGGCACGCTGATCATCCGCATCGTCGAGCACCTGCGGATGCGGGCGCGTACGGAGAAGTCCCACGAGCTGCGCCACGTCATCGTGATCGAGGAGGCCCACCGGCTGCTGCGCGACCGCGGTCAGGGGCGAGCCTCCACGCACGCCGTGGAGCTGCTGGCCGGGCTGCTCGCGGAGATCAGGGCGTACGGGGAGGGCATCGTCGTGGCCGAGCAGATCCCCACCAAGCTCGTCTCCGACGTGGTCAAGAACACCGCACTCAAGGTCGTGCACCGGCTGCCCGCCGAGGACGACAGGCGGCTTGTCGGCGCCGCCATGAACCTGAGCGACGAGCAATCCCGGCACGTGGTCTCGCTCCAGCCCGGCTCGGCCGCGGTCTTCGCGGATGGGATGGACCGGCCGCTGCGGGTCCGCGTACCGCTCGGCGAGTCCAGGGAGAAGGCCCTTCCCGGGCCGCCGCCGCCCATCCGGGGCCGCCGGTCGGCGGCGTGCGGCGCGCAATGCCGCACTGGGCAGGCGTGCACGCTCGTGGAGCTTCGGGAGGCGGACGTGCTCGCCGACGCCCCGGACTGGGCCTGGCTGCGCATCTGGTGCGACACCGTCGTCCTCGCCTACGTCAGCAACCGCCCGCTCCCCGGCGTGCCGCGTGCCTTGTCCGCCGCCTGGTCCGACCTGCCGGCGCGGCGGCGCGAATGCCTCCTCGCCACCCTGATCGAACGCGCGGTGCAGCGCCGCGCCTGGTCGCTGCGTAGCTGGTTCGACCCCGCGCTGCTCACCGAGAAGGCCGCGGAGACGGCCGCACGCCTGCTCGCCGGCCTCGATGGCGGAGGCGACCATCCCGGGCCGTCGTGGGTCATTCCCCAGGTGCGGTGGCTGCACGAGGTGGACAGGCTCTTCCCGTACGGCCGGCCCGCCCCGAACCTGCGCGACCCGGCCCCGCCCATGGAGTACGCGCTCTTCCACTCACCCAACGGCAACGGCGCCGCCGCGGGGGACCGGGTGCACACGGAGCTGCTCGGCCACCGGGCCAAGGCGCTGCGGCACCACCCGCTGTCGATGGAGGTGGACCGCAACCGGGAGCTGGCGTGGCGGGTCATCTTGGGGGACGACGAGAACGAAGGCGTGCAGCGGGACATCACGACCGTCGCGATCGGCATCGAGTCGTCGGCCCGGATCCGGCACGTGGGGCAGACCATGGGGGCCGGGTGGCTGGAGGGCGTCCTGTCCTGGCCGCGCCGCTTCGTCCTGCCGTTCGACCACGGCGGCGCCCCAGAGATCACCTTCGCCGACCACTCCCCGACGCTGCCGTAACCCGTCCTCGCCCGCACCCGCGCGGCGGTGGGTCTTCCGTCCCGGCCGCACCTGCGCGGCGGTGGATCTTCCGTCCCGGCCGCACCTGCGCGGCGGATGGCGCCCGCGGCCGCACCTGCGCGGCGGGTCATCCCTGGCCGAGCCCCACCACCACGGGCCCGCGGCCGACATGCCCGGGATCGCCTCCCCCTCCGTCCCCTCCCTCTCTCCCCAAAGGACCTCAGCCCTCGACAGGCGCCAACCGTCGAGCGCCCGGCGCGGGGCGCCAAACGGGATCGCGTTTACGCGCGCGTCTCCAGAGTTGTGGCCAACGCCGACTAGGATCCTTGGTCATGACCCAGCTTCCTCTGCGGGCTCAGCTCGCCAGCGCCCTGGGCCGCAGCGCCGCCACGCTGTCCAGGATGACCGGGCGCGGCGACGGATCGGTGATCGGCGGGCGGGTCGGCCTGCTGCTCGAGCCGGACCTCCTGCGCAAGCTGGCGCGCGACCGCAGGCTGGCCCTGGTCAGCGCCACCAACGGCAAGACCACCACCACCAGGCTGATCACCTCGGCGCTGCTCGAGCTCGGCGAGGTGGCCACCAACGCGTTCGGCGCCAACATGCCGGCCGGCCACGTCTCTGCGCTCGCCCAGCACAAGGCCGCTCCCTACGGCGTCCTGGAGGTGGACGAGAAATACCTGCCCGAGGTCCTCGACACGACCGGCGCAGGCGTCGTCTGCCTGATGAACCTCAGCCGCGACCAGATGGACCGCGCAGCCGAGATCTGGCTGCTGGCCCAGAAGTGGCGCAGGGCGCTGTCGGGCAAGCCCACCCACGTCATCGCCAACTGCGACGACCCGCTCGTCACCTGGGGCGCCTCCACGGCCGCCAAGGTCACGTGGGTCGCCGGCGGGCAGCGGTGGAAGGAAGACTCCTGGTGCTGCCCCGAGTGCGGCGGCCCGCTCGATCGCAAGGACGCCTTCTGGGCCTGCCGCGAGTGCACGTTCCACCGGCCCGAGCCGCAGTGGGCACTGGACGACGAGGTGGCGGTCGACCCGCGCGGGCAGCGGTGGTTGCTGGACATCCAGCTCCCCGGCCTGGCCAACCGCTCCAACGCGGTGATGGCGCTGGCCGTCGCGGAGGCGTTCGGAGTGCCGGTGGAGCGCGCGCTGCCCCGGCTCCGCGAGGTCACCTCGGTGGCGGGCCGCTACACGACGGTCGAGCGCGAAGGCCGCCACGCCCGGCTCCTGCTCGCGAAGAACCCGGCAGGCTGGCTGGAGGCGTTCGACGTCGCCGACCCGCAGCTGCCGATCATCCTCTCGGTCAACGCCCAAGGGCCTGACGGCCGCGACACGTCGTGGTTGTGGGACGTCGACTACCGCATCCTGCGCGGCCGTCCCGTCTTCGTGACCGGCGAGCGCCGCCTCGACCTGGCGCTCCGGCTCGACGTGGCGGACGTGCCGTTCACGCTGTGCAACTCGTTCACGGAGGCGCTGGCCATGCAGCCGCCGGGCCGCGTGGACGTGATCGCCAATTACACCGCCTTCCAGCAGATCCGATCGGAGTTCGGTCGTGCCGTCTGACAGCGTCCTGCGCATCGTCTGGATCTACCCTGACCTGCTGAGCACCTACGGTGACCAGGGCAACGTCCTCGTCCTGGAGCAGCGGGCACAGCGCAGGGGGATCGAGACGGAGACGATCCACGTACGGTCGGCGGATCCGGTGCCGGAGAGCGGCGACGTCTACCTGATCGGCGGCGGCGAGGACCGGCCCCAGATCCTGGCCGCCGAGCGCCTGCGCAGGGACGGCGGCCTCCACCGCGCCGTCGCCGGCGGGGCCGCCCTGCTGGCGGTGTGCGCCGGTTACCAGATCATGGGCAGCACGTTCGGCGGTGAGGAAGGCCAGCCGGTGGACGGGATCGGACTGCTGGACATCGCCAGCTCCCGCGGCCCCGCCCGGGCGGTGGGCGAGCTGGTGGCCGAGGTGGACGCCACGCTCGGCCTGCCCACCCTGACCGGTTTTGAGAAC from Nonomuraea polychroma encodes the following:
- a CDS encoding ATP-binding protein, producing the protein MQPSVSLTGPWYRIQSIAAPSRSSSAEWDFVTVLPAVLSAAQRDRPFVIGWLSRGSGAPLELITNAGPLSPPRQPRRATDTPGNPRGPQPLLFPGGARGVQLSDEYLADLADLVWTPCPGRQAPPLGSREKGDPDELTRPTLFESTLVTLMSRPFAWLVVAEPTDLLDAEVAHLRTQLNVLRQYGDASERSRFDAERAERRMQELDAFREAGLWNVRVLAGGATADELRQIAPVLVGSVEMSHHPYRLRSSHRAVYALSEALAITMQDPADGAAAPFAATAGALAALAGLPRREVPGVRVLDWGFFDVTSEADGGELELGEILDGQDRGVGTFRVPLATLNRHAFVTGATGSGKSQTVRHLLEQLSRARIPWLAIEPAKSEYAAMAGRVDEPVTVINPSAPDGVPFSINPLEPEPGYPVQAHIDMVRALFMAAFDAEEPFPQIMSLALQRVYEATGWDVVTGGAVPGSNVPPSVPTLEQLQQHAMDVIKEIGYGREVQADVEGFISLRLRSLRVGSAGRFFEGGHPADIGGLLERDVVLAIEDVANDEDKAFLMGTLIIRIVEHLRMRARTEKSHELRHVIVIEEAHRLLRDRGQGRASTHAVELLAGLLAEIRAYGEGIVVAEQIPTKLVSDVVKNTALKVVHRLPAEDDRRLVGAAMNLSDEQSRHVVSLQPGSAAVFADGMDRPLRVRVPLGESREKALPGPPPPIRGRRSAACGAQCRTGQACTLVELREADVLADAPDWAWLRIWCDTVVLAYVSNRPLPGVPRALSAAWSDLPARRRECLLATLIERAVQRRAWSLRSWFDPALLTEKAAETAARLLAGLDGGGDHPGPSWVIPQVRWLHEVDRLFPYGRPAPNLRDPAPPMEYALFHSPNGNGAAAGDRVHTELLGHRAKALRHHPLSMEVDRNRELAWRVILGDDENEGVQRDITTVAIGIESSARIRHVGQTMGAGWLEGVLSWPRRFVLPFDHGGAPEITFADHSPTLP
- a CDS encoding MurT ligase domain-containing protein, which encodes MTQLPLRAQLASALGRSAATLSRMTGRGDGSVIGGRVGLLLEPDLLRKLARDRRLALVSATNGKTTTTRLITSALLELGEVATNAFGANMPAGHVSALAQHKAAPYGVLEVDEKYLPEVLDTTGAGVVCLMNLSRDQMDRAAEIWLLAQKWRRALSGKPTHVIANCDDPLVTWGASTAAKVTWVAGGQRWKEDSWCCPECGGPLDRKDAFWACRECTFHRPEPQWALDDEVAVDPRGQRWLLDIQLPGLANRSNAVMALAVAEAFGVPVERALPRLREVTSVAGRYTTVEREGRHARLLLAKNPAGWLEAFDVADPQLPIILSVNAQGPDGRDTSWLWDVDYRILRGRPVFVTGERRLDLALRLDVADVPFTLCNSFTEALAMQPPGRVDVIANYTAFQQIRSEFGRAV
- a CDS encoding type 1 glutamine amidotransferase; this encodes MPSDSVLRIVWIYPDLLSTYGDQGNVLVLEQRAQRRGIETETIHVRSADPVPESGDVYLIGGGEDRPQILAAERLRRDGGLHRAVAGGAALLAVCAGYQIMGSTFGGEEGQPVDGIGLLDIASSRGPARAVGELVAEVDATLGLPTLTGFENHMGVTHLGPGVRPLSRTVKGVGNGDGFEGCYAGHVVGTYLHGPALARNPALADLLLSWRVGQLSPLDDSRYEALRQERLATVLQD